One window of the Primulina eburnea isolate SZY01 chromosome 18, ASM2296580v1, whole genome shotgun sequence genome contains the following:
- the LOC140819417 gene encoding uncharacterized protein isoform X1, whose translation MADWITSDTKKQTQKRKRPCCDRPLDPILAKSGANSSSGSGTMVSFGAVGVNKSRNSYLYSCDQEEIVDEVFDEYFNETEKRSRLSIDQIQFLERSFEVDNKLEPERKIQLAKELGVQPRQIAVWFQNRRARCKTKQLETDYEILLASYDSLKTDYDNLLNVNDKLKMEVLHLKDNKFVLCNEKQNSQICDAEEFSGILLERHQESNVSVVGDKNKNHSSARSNVTDTISPCFSNMINSPLTESGDSSHAFELDGSEFSPSEYCLSPANSNYLLFPAEEHGFSFWY comes from the exons ATGGCGGATTGGATCACCAGTGATACAAAGAAGCAGACGCAGAAACGCAAGAGGCCTTGTTGCGATCGGCCTCTCGATCCAATCCTCGCTAAATCAGGTGCAAACTCGTCTTCCG GATCCGGTACCATGGTTAGTTTTGGAGCTGTTGGGGTGAACAAATCAAGAAACTCATATCTTTACTCCTGTGACCAAGAAGAGATCGTAGACGAAGTTTTTGATGAGTATTTTAACGAAACGGAAAAAAGGAGTCGCCTCTCAATCGATCAAATCCAGTTTCTTGAGAGGAGTTTTGAAGTAGATAATAAACTCGAACCAGAAAGAAAGATCCAGCTAGCAAAAGAGCTCGGCGTGCAGCCTCGACAGATTGCAGTATGGTTTCAGAACCGTCGAGCACGTTGCAAGACAAAGCAGCTGGAAACAGATTATGAGATATTACTTGCAAGCTATGATAGCCTGAAAACTGACTATGATAATCTTCTCAATGTCAACGATAAACTAAAAATGGAG GTTCTACACCTTAAAGATAACAAGTTTGTTTTATGTAATGAGAAGCAAAACTCACAAATTTGTGATGCTGAAGagttttctggaattctgcTGGAAAGACACCAAGAATCCAATGTGTCAGTAGTTGGTGATAAGAACAAGAACCATAGCTCGGCCAGAAGTAATGTAACTGATACAATTAGTCCATGTTTCTCGAATATGATAAATTCACCTCTCACGGAATCTGGTGATTCTTCACATGCTTTTGAGCTTGATGGATCAGAGTTTTCTCCAAGCGAGTACTGCCTGTCACCTGCAAATTCCAATTACCTTTTGTTTCCAGCTGAGGAACATGGCTTTAGTTTCTGGTACTGA
- the LOC140819418 gene encoding uncharacterized protein, with amino-acid sequence MDKVYNSFGEYEQVIYMGPSENELSDENEHVVVIVGNARIQIDDEVTNFFVLQNSYGESFGCAGYALIPTHLADEFWVPLVSNQQLSLRKLKKFCKEYSRQSHVCAKEETGEGSQNSGSRVG; translated from the exons ATGGACAAAGTCTACAACTCATTTGGTGAATATGAACAG GTTATATATATGGGACCTTCTGAAAATGAATTATCTGATGAAAATGAGCATGTGGTGGTGATAGTGGGAAATGCAAGGATTCAGATTGATGACGAAGTTACAAATTTTTTTGTGTTGCAAAACAGCTATGGCGAAAGTTTTGGATGTGCAGGGTATGCTTTAATACCTACTCATTTGGCAGATGAGTTTTGGGTACCTCTCGTCAGTAATCAACAGCTCTCACTCCGAAAGCTGAAaaaattttg TAAAGAATACAGCCGCCAATCACATGTCTGTGCCAAGGAGGAGACCGGGGAAGGGTCGCAAAATTCAGGTTCCCGAGTGGGTTGA
- the LOC140819413 gene encoding LRR receptor-like serine/threonine-protein kinase FEI 2 isoform X3: MKVCYFVLLFSAALAATLLRECSLALSPDGIALLEVKNSLNDSKNFLRNWNDSDDSPCKWIGISCGTQDSRVISINLPYMQFEGIISPIIGKLNRLQRLALHQNSLHGFIPYEIANCSELRALDLSSNTLRGAIPSSLGRLTRLKYLNLSTNFLSGEIPEVGVLSKFGNSSFTGNLDLCGRQAGKPCRTSLGFPAVLPHAASDEAVVPEGRSSHFIKGAVIGAISALGLAFILLSGFLWIWLLSKKERAIKRYTEVKKQVYKEPSAKLITFHGDLPYPSCELVEKIESLNEEDIVGAGGFGTVYRMVMNDCGTFAVKKVDRTREGSDQVFERELEILGSVKHINLVNLRGYCRLPTAKLLIYDYLSMGSLDDFLHEEYWVENRSLNWAARLRIATGSARGLAYLHHDCCPKIVHRDIKSSNILLDENLEPHVSDFGLAKLLVDEDAHVTTVVAGTFGYLAPEYLQSGRATEKSDVYSFGVLLLELITGKRPTDPTFVRRGLNVVGWMNTLLRENRLEDMLDKRCADADVETVEAIVDIAAECTDANPDDRPSMQQVLQFLEQEVMSPCMSEFVESPSDKS; this comes from the exons ATGAAAGTGTGTTATTTCGTTTTGCTCTTCTCAGctgctttggcagcaacccttttGCGTGAATGCTCTTTAGCTCTCTCTCCAGATG gGATTGCATTGTTGGAAGTGAAGAACAGTTTGAATGACAGCAAGAATTTTCTGAGAAACTGGAACGATTCTGATGATTCTCCTTGTAAATGGATTGGTATTTCTTGTGGCACTCAAGATTCAAGAGTAATATCTAT AAACTTGCCATATATGCAGTTTGAGGGGATTATATCTCCTATCATTGGTAAACTCAATCGGTTACAGAGATT GGCACTTCATCAGAATAGTCTTCATGGTTTCATTCCCTATGAAATTGCAAATTGTTCCGAACTAAGAGCTCT GGATTTGTCTAGCAATACACTTAGAGGTGCCATACCCTCTTCGTTAGGACGATTAACCAGATTGAAATATCT GAACTTGTCTACAAACTTCTTGTCAGGTGAAATCCCCGAAGTTGGAGTGCTAAGCAAGTTTGGAAACTCGTC GTTTACTGGTAACTTAGATCTCTGTGGCCGACAAGCAGGCAAGCCATGCCGAACCTCACTAGGATTCCCTGCTGTATTGCCTCATGCTGCCAGCGATGAAGCAGTAG TGCCTGAGGGACGATCCTCCCACTTCATCAAAGGAGCTGTGATTGGTGCAATATCCGCGTTAGGCCTTGCGTTTATTTTGCTTTCTGGCTTTCTCTGGATTTGGTTGCTGTCAAAGAAAGAAAGGGCTATTAAGAGATATACCGAAGTGAAGAAGCAAGTCTACAAAGAACCAA gtGCCAAGCTTATCACTTTCCATGGTGATCTTCCATACCCTTCTTGTGAGCTAGTAGAAAAAATTGAATCCCTTAACGAAGAGGATATCGTTGGTGCTGGAGGATTTGGGACTGTGTACAGAATGGTTATGAACGATTGTGGAACGTTTGCTGTCAAGAAAGTCGATCGTACACGAGAAGGTTCAGATCAAGTTTTCGAGAGGGAGCTGGAAATCTTAGGTAGCGTCAAGCATATTAATCTAGTCAACCTCAGAGGTTACTGTAGGCTTCCCACGGCAAAGCTCTTGATCTATGACTATTTATCCATGGGTAGCTTAGACGATTTCTTGCATG AAGAATATTGGGTAGAGAACAGATCCTTGAATTGGGCTGCTCGATTAAGGATCGCCACCGGTTCTGCGAGAGGATTAGCTTACCTACATCATGATTGCTGCCCTAAAATAGTTCATCGTGATATAAAGTCTAGCAATATACTACTCGACGAGAACCTTGAGCCTCATGTTTCGGACTTCGGTCTTGCCAAACTGTTGGTTGACGAGGATGCTCATGTCACAACTGTTGTTGCAGGAACATTTGGTTACCTGGCTCCAG AATATCTGCAGAGTGGAAGAGCCACAGAGAAGTCGGATGTCTACAGCTTTGGCGTCTTACTGCTAGAACTCATAACCGGAAAACGCCCCACTGATCCGACCTTTGTCAGGCGTGGATTAAATGTTGTTGGTTGG ATGAACACCCTTTTGAGAGAGAATCGATTGGAGGACATGTTGGATAAAAGGTGCGCTGATGCAGATGTAGAGACGGTAGAGGCAATCGTAGATATAGCAGCAGAATGCACTGATGCTAATCCAGATGACCGCCCCTCGATGCAACAAGTACTTCAGTTtttggagcaagaggtcatgtCACCTTGTATGAGTGAATTTGTGGAGTCTCCATCCGATAAATCTTGA
- the LOC140819413 gene encoding LRR receptor-like serine/threonine-protein kinase FEI 1 isoform X2: MKVCYFVLLFSAALAATLLRECSLALSPDGIALLEVKNSLNDSKNFLRNWNDSDDSPCKWIGISCGTQDSRVISINLPYMQFEGIISPIIGKLNRLQRLALHQNSLHGFIPYEIANCSELRALYLRANYFQGGIPSNIGNLSMLTILDLSSNTLRGAIPSSLGRLTRLKYLNLSTNFLSGEIPEVGVLSKFGNSSFTGNLDLCGRQAGKPCRTSLGFPAVLPHAASDEAVVPEGRSSHFIKGAVIGAISALGLAFILLSGFLWIWLLSKKERAIKRYTEVKKQVYKEPSAKLITFHGDLPYPSCELVEKIESLNEEDIVGAGGFGTVYRMVMNDCGTFAVKKVDRTREGSDQVFERELEILGSVKHINLVNLRGYCRLPTAKLLIYDYLSMGSLDDFLHEYWVENRSLNWAARLRIATGSARGLAYLHHDCCPKIVHRDIKSSNILLDENLEPHVSDFGLAKLLVDEDAHVTTVVAGTFGYLAPEYLQSGRATEKSDVYSFGVLLLELITGKRPTDPTFVRRGLNVVGWMNTLLRENRLEDMLDKRCADADVETVEAIVDIAAECTDANPDDRPSMQQVLQFLEQEVMSPCMSEFVESPSDKS, from the exons ATGAAAGTGTGTTATTTCGTTTTGCTCTTCTCAGctgctttggcagcaacccttttGCGTGAATGCTCTTTAGCTCTCTCTCCAGATG gGATTGCATTGTTGGAAGTGAAGAACAGTTTGAATGACAGCAAGAATTTTCTGAGAAACTGGAACGATTCTGATGATTCTCCTTGTAAATGGATTGGTATTTCTTGTGGCACTCAAGATTCAAGAGTAATATCTAT AAACTTGCCATATATGCAGTTTGAGGGGATTATATCTCCTATCATTGGTAAACTCAATCGGTTACAGAGATT GGCACTTCATCAGAATAGTCTTCATGGTTTCATTCCCTATGAAATTGCAAATTGTTCCGAACTAAGAGCTCT GTATCTTCGGGCTAACTATTTTCAAGGAGGCATACCCTCAAATATTGGAAACCTTTCTATGTTGACTATATT GGATTTGTCTAGCAATACACTTAGAGGTGCCATACCCTCTTCGTTAGGACGATTAACCAGATTGAAATATCT GAACTTGTCTACAAACTTCTTGTCAGGTGAAATCCCCGAAGTTGGAGTGCTAAGCAAGTTTGGAAACTCGTC GTTTACTGGTAACTTAGATCTCTGTGGCCGACAAGCAGGCAAGCCATGCCGAACCTCACTAGGATTCCCTGCTGTATTGCCTCATGCTGCCAGCGATGAAGCAGTAG TGCCTGAGGGACGATCCTCCCACTTCATCAAAGGAGCTGTGATTGGTGCAATATCCGCGTTAGGCCTTGCGTTTATTTTGCTTTCTGGCTTTCTCTGGATTTGGTTGCTGTCAAAGAAAGAAAGGGCTATTAAGAGATATACCGAAGTGAAGAAGCAAGTCTACAAAGAACCAA gtGCCAAGCTTATCACTTTCCATGGTGATCTTCCATACCCTTCTTGTGAGCTAGTAGAAAAAATTGAATCCCTTAACGAAGAGGATATCGTTGGTGCTGGAGGATTTGGGACTGTGTACAGAATGGTTATGAACGATTGTGGAACGTTTGCTGTCAAGAAAGTCGATCGTACACGAGAAGGTTCAGATCAAGTTTTCGAGAGGGAGCTGGAAATCTTAGGTAGCGTCAAGCATATTAATCTAGTCAACCTCAGAGGTTACTGTAGGCTTCCCACGGCAAAGCTCTTGATCTATGACTATTTATCCATGGGTAGCTTAGACGATTTCTTGCATG AATATTGGGTAGAGAACAGATCCTTGAATTGGGCTGCTCGATTAAGGATCGCCACCGGTTCTGCGAGAGGATTAGCTTACCTACATCATGATTGCTGCCCTAAAATAGTTCATCGTGATATAAAGTCTAGCAATATACTACTCGACGAGAACCTTGAGCCTCATGTTTCGGACTTCGGTCTTGCCAAACTGTTGGTTGACGAGGATGCTCATGTCACAACTGTTGTTGCAGGAACATTTGGTTACCTGGCTCCAG AATATCTGCAGAGTGGAAGAGCCACAGAGAAGTCGGATGTCTACAGCTTTGGCGTCTTACTGCTAGAACTCATAACCGGAAAACGCCCCACTGATCCGACCTTTGTCAGGCGTGGATTAAATGTTGTTGGTTGG ATGAACACCCTTTTGAGAGAGAATCGATTGGAGGACATGTTGGATAAAAGGTGCGCTGATGCAGATGTAGAGACGGTAGAGGCAATCGTAGATATAGCAGCAGAATGCACTGATGCTAATCCAGATGACCGCCCCTCGATGCAACAAGTACTTCAGTTtttggagcaagaggtcatgtCACCTTGTATGAGTGAATTTGTGGAGTCTCCATCCGATAAATCTTGA
- the LOC140819413 gene encoding LRR receptor-like serine/threonine-protein kinase FEI 1 isoform X1 has protein sequence MKVCYFVLLFSAALAATLLRECSLALSPDGIALLEVKNSLNDSKNFLRNWNDSDDSPCKWIGISCGTQDSRVISINLPYMQFEGIISPIIGKLNRLQRLALHQNSLHGFIPYEIANCSELRALYLRANYFQGGIPSNIGNLSMLTILDLSSNTLRGAIPSSLGRLTRLKYLNLSTNFLSGEIPEVGVLSKFGNSSFTGNLDLCGRQAGKPCRTSLGFPAVLPHAASDEAVVPEGRSSHFIKGAVIGAISALGLAFILLSGFLWIWLLSKKERAIKRYTEVKKQVYKEPSAKLITFHGDLPYPSCELVEKIESLNEEDIVGAGGFGTVYRMVMNDCGTFAVKKVDRTREGSDQVFERELEILGSVKHINLVNLRGYCRLPTAKLLIYDYLSMGSLDDFLHEEYWVENRSLNWAARLRIATGSARGLAYLHHDCCPKIVHRDIKSSNILLDENLEPHVSDFGLAKLLVDEDAHVTTVVAGTFGYLAPEYLQSGRATEKSDVYSFGVLLLELITGKRPTDPTFVRRGLNVVGWMNTLLRENRLEDMLDKRCADADVETVEAIVDIAAECTDANPDDRPSMQQVLQFLEQEVMSPCMSEFVESPSDKS, from the exons ATGAAAGTGTGTTATTTCGTTTTGCTCTTCTCAGctgctttggcagcaacccttttGCGTGAATGCTCTTTAGCTCTCTCTCCAGATG gGATTGCATTGTTGGAAGTGAAGAACAGTTTGAATGACAGCAAGAATTTTCTGAGAAACTGGAACGATTCTGATGATTCTCCTTGTAAATGGATTGGTATTTCTTGTGGCACTCAAGATTCAAGAGTAATATCTAT AAACTTGCCATATATGCAGTTTGAGGGGATTATATCTCCTATCATTGGTAAACTCAATCGGTTACAGAGATT GGCACTTCATCAGAATAGTCTTCATGGTTTCATTCCCTATGAAATTGCAAATTGTTCCGAACTAAGAGCTCT GTATCTTCGGGCTAACTATTTTCAAGGAGGCATACCCTCAAATATTGGAAACCTTTCTATGTTGACTATATT GGATTTGTCTAGCAATACACTTAGAGGTGCCATACCCTCTTCGTTAGGACGATTAACCAGATTGAAATATCT GAACTTGTCTACAAACTTCTTGTCAGGTGAAATCCCCGAAGTTGGAGTGCTAAGCAAGTTTGGAAACTCGTC GTTTACTGGTAACTTAGATCTCTGTGGCCGACAAGCAGGCAAGCCATGCCGAACCTCACTAGGATTCCCTGCTGTATTGCCTCATGCTGCCAGCGATGAAGCAGTAG TGCCTGAGGGACGATCCTCCCACTTCATCAAAGGAGCTGTGATTGGTGCAATATCCGCGTTAGGCCTTGCGTTTATTTTGCTTTCTGGCTTTCTCTGGATTTGGTTGCTGTCAAAGAAAGAAAGGGCTATTAAGAGATATACCGAAGTGAAGAAGCAAGTCTACAAAGAACCAA gtGCCAAGCTTATCACTTTCCATGGTGATCTTCCATACCCTTCTTGTGAGCTAGTAGAAAAAATTGAATCCCTTAACGAAGAGGATATCGTTGGTGCTGGAGGATTTGGGACTGTGTACAGAATGGTTATGAACGATTGTGGAACGTTTGCTGTCAAGAAAGTCGATCGTACACGAGAAGGTTCAGATCAAGTTTTCGAGAGGGAGCTGGAAATCTTAGGTAGCGTCAAGCATATTAATCTAGTCAACCTCAGAGGTTACTGTAGGCTTCCCACGGCAAAGCTCTTGATCTATGACTATTTATCCATGGGTAGCTTAGACGATTTCTTGCATG AAGAATATTGGGTAGAGAACAGATCCTTGAATTGGGCTGCTCGATTAAGGATCGCCACCGGTTCTGCGAGAGGATTAGCTTACCTACATCATGATTGCTGCCCTAAAATAGTTCATCGTGATATAAAGTCTAGCAATATACTACTCGACGAGAACCTTGAGCCTCATGTTTCGGACTTCGGTCTTGCCAAACTGTTGGTTGACGAGGATGCTCATGTCACAACTGTTGTTGCAGGAACATTTGGTTACCTGGCTCCAG AATATCTGCAGAGTGGAAGAGCCACAGAGAAGTCGGATGTCTACAGCTTTGGCGTCTTACTGCTAGAACTCATAACCGGAAAACGCCCCACTGATCCGACCTTTGTCAGGCGTGGATTAAATGTTGTTGGTTGG ATGAACACCCTTTTGAGAGAGAATCGATTGGAGGACATGTTGGATAAAAGGTGCGCTGATGCAGATGTAGAGACGGTAGAGGCAATCGTAGATATAGCAGCAGAATGCACTGATGCTAATCCAGATGACCGCCCCTCGATGCAACAAGTACTTCAGTTtttggagcaagaggtcatgtCACCTTGTATGAGTGAATTTGTGGAGTCTCCATCCGATAAATCTTGA
- the LOC140819417 gene encoding homeobox-leucine zipper protein ATHB-20-like isoform X2, whose amino-acid sequence MADWITSDTKKQTQKRKRPCCDRPLDPILAKSGSGTMVSFGAVGVNKSRNSYLYSCDQEEIVDEVFDEYFNETEKRSRLSIDQIQFLERSFEVDNKLEPERKIQLAKELGVQPRQIAVWFQNRRARCKTKQLETDYEILLASYDSLKTDYDNLLNVNDKLKMEVLHLKDNKFVLCNEKQNSQICDAEEFSGILLERHQESNVSVVGDKNKNHSSARSNVTDTISPCFSNMINSPLTESGDSSHAFELDGSEFSPSEYCLSPANSNYLLFPAEEHGFSFWY is encoded by the exons ATGGCGGATTGGATCACCAGTGATACAAAGAAGCAGACGCAGAAACGCAAGAGGCCTTGTTGCGATCGGCCTCTCGATCCAATCCTCGCTAAATCAG GATCCGGTACCATGGTTAGTTTTGGAGCTGTTGGGGTGAACAAATCAAGAAACTCATATCTTTACTCCTGTGACCAAGAAGAGATCGTAGACGAAGTTTTTGATGAGTATTTTAACGAAACGGAAAAAAGGAGTCGCCTCTCAATCGATCAAATCCAGTTTCTTGAGAGGAGTTTTGAAGTAGATAATAAACTCGAACCAGAAAGAAAGATCCAGCTAGCAAAAGAGCTCGGCGTGCAGCCTCGACAGATTGCAGTATGGTTTCAGAACCGTCGAGCACGTTGCAAGACAAAGCAGCTGGAAACAGATTATGAGATATTACTTGCAAGCTATGATAGCCTGAAAACTGACTATGATAATCTTCTCAATGTCAACGATAAACTAAAAATGGAG GTTCTACACCTTAAAGATAACAAGTTTGTTTTATGTAATGAGAAGCAAAACTCACAAATTTGTGATGCTGAAGagttttctggaattctgcTGGAAAGACACCAAGAATCCAATGTGTCAGTAGTTGGTGATAAGAACAAGAACCATAGCTCGGCCAGAAGTAATGTAACTGATACAATTAGTCCATGTTTCTCGAATATGATAAATTCACCTCTCACGGAATCTGGTGATTCTTCACATGCTTTTGAGCTTGATGGATCAGAGTTTTCTCCAAGCGAGTACTGCCTGTCACCTGCAAATTCCAATTACCTTTTGTTTCCAGCTGAGGAACATGGCTTTAGTTTCTGGTACTGA